Part of the Methylomonas sp. AM2-LC genome, CGTAGGTGTTTCCATCTGTAGCGTTTTTTGCTGGACAGAAATTTAGTTGTCTAATAATATTCACAAATCCAAAGCAGGATTGAAGCGATTTGAAAGAATCGTCATCTTCCTGTGAGGGAGCGTAGCGACCGGTAACCCGGTAGAACAACAAAAAAACGCAAAATTATAAATTGCCGTTTTTTTATGGCAGACGTCCACCTAAAAACATAAAAAACAACAGCGGACGAAGCCCACCTCTGTGGTGGGCTTTTTTATGGTATCAAAGCGTGTATAGGGAACACGCGGCTACTGGCTGATAGCTTGTTCGATAAGGCCAAATTAAAACGGCAAGACGCCTTATCAACAAGATGGATTTTGTGTTCAGAAAAATCCTCCTCAATAACGCAGTTTACAAACCAGACACCGATCATCCAGGTCTTCCTTAGCATTGATCAGCACTGCCGAGCCACAGCGACATTCAAGCAAACTGATAATCTCTGCCCGCATCTCTTTTGCAATCACCCACATGCCAGAGAAATCCAGCCGACTGCCAGGCAATAAGGCTTTATAGGTATCAAAAGCCACGATGACTTTTCGAGCCTGATCTTCGTGGATTTTAGCGTTGACGGTGTTAAAGTAAACGGCGAACAGCGTTGCCTCTTGGTATTCCTTGAGCGTTCTGGTAAGGCCTTTGGTTGATTCTATCGGTCTGCCGCCTTTTGATGAACGGCCATGCATTTTCTTATAGGTTGCGCGGAGCACTTTATTGGGGATGCCGGTAACTTCATGAATGATGGCAATCAGGGCATGGCGTCTGAGTAGCTCTAAGGCTAGGGCGTGCTTTTCAAAGGTGGTGATATCGATCATCGGCCACCTCAACACAGTGAGCCGCTGAAGGCTAATAGTATTTCACCGACATCAAGCTGCCGGTTGGTCATGTTCTCTATAAAACTGCTGGTAAAACGCGGCGAAAAGCATAACCAGCCGGAGCGGGCGATATGGTGAATATCTTCGATGGACAATTTGCTCAACGCCAACCGCATTTCCTCCTCGGCAATGCCCATCATCAACTGCGCGTTGACGGCATTGTCCCTCGCCAGTTCCCGGACTTTCACCAGCCAAAACAGATTCAATTCATAGATTTCAACGTCGCAATGCTTGTCCTGCACCCTGCAAAGCCGGTCAAAATAGTCATCCAGATGTGTTGTCGCGGAGTTGATGGTTTCCAGAATAGCTGGGTTTAGGTTAACCAAATGCAGTTGACCGTTTAAGAAATCCGCGCCAAACTCCATCACCAGCGGCAATAATAATTCCTGGGCAAACCCTTGGGTAATGCTACTAACACCCTCAAAATCGATGGTTAAGGGAATATCTTCGGCAAGGCACTCGCGGGCCAGTTTCGCCAGCTTTTTGCCATGATGCGGTTGAGGGATTTTCACGTCGGTGATGGTTTTAACAACGATAAACATGCGCTTTCTCCTAAGCGGCCAATAAATCGTCCCTAACCGTGCGATGATTAAATCCATACGAATGACTGAGCTATTTGCTTGAGGTTGACTGTAGTTCTGGTGTGGCAACGGGTTTGAGCAGCCCAAATTTCTCAAATCGGGCAATGCTAAAAGGATATTTCCGAGTATTTAGTCGAAAAAGCGGCTGCAACACGGCTTGCAAACTATCGCGCCGAGCGCGTTCGAATTGAATGACTGGATCAATTGTCTGGCGAAATAAGTAACTAACATAATAGCTAGGCCGACAATTTGGGCGATTTCCAGGTTGACAGTGTCCTCATGCGCTCAACATCAATGCTCCAGACCGTTGAACACTAGCCATAACCTTCTCGACAAAATAGTCAAACTCATCCCTATCAATCATTGATTTTGTATTTTTTACGTGCCGCATTGACCAAAAACCGTAATTCCTGGCCAGGCTTAAAATGAATAATCCGCTTTTTCTGGATCACGACAGCTTGGCCGGTTTTGGGGTTTCTACCGGTATGGGCATCACGCCGCTTCACCGAGAAACTACCAAAACCCCTGATTTCGATGCGCTCGCCGTTAGCAAGGGTATGGGTTAGTTGTTCGACGATGCTATTAACTGCCCTTTGGACTTGTTTAACCTGTAAATTTGGCCGTTTGTTGGCCAACACTTCAATAAATTTCGATTTCTTCACTATTTAAACCTGATCTACTGCCAATACTTTTGAATTAAAATTCTATTGCTCCAAGGTCACAAATGACAACTTGCCCACACCCGACCGTTGATCGCTCGCCATCACCTTGGCGACGGATTCAAACACTGCCGCCCGATCGGCCTGAAGCTGAATGCTGATATCAGGATCGTGTTCCTGTAGTGCCTTAAGTTCGGTTTCCAGGGAGGCCAGTGGTACTGGTTTATCGTCAAGTTGCGGTTCGCCCTGAGCGTTGATACTGAGGATTGCAACATGCTTGTCCGGTGCCGGTTCGGTTTGCTCGGTCTTCGGCAGCTTGACACGAACTACCTGGGTCAAGAGCGGTGTAGTGACGATAAATACCACGAGCAACACCAGCATCACATCGACCAGCGGCGTGACGTTGATTTCGCTCATTTCGCCGCTTTCGTCATCATTGGGCAGTTGTATGGACATGCGTATTCTCCGTAGTTTGGGTTAAGTCGTTCTCGATGCAACTGCGCAAATAATCGGTGGCGAAGTGTTCAAGGTTGGCTATTAAGGTGCGGTTTTGTCTCAGAAAAAAGTTGTAGGCAATCACCGCCGGAATCGCCACGGCGATACCCAGGGCCGTGGCTATCAAAGCCTCGCCGATTGGGCCGGCCACCACATCCAGACTGGCGTTGCCCTGTGCGCTGATGTCCTTCAGGGCATGCATGATGCCCCATACCGTGCCGAACAAGCCGATAAACGGTGCGGTACTGCCGATGCTGGCCAGCCAGCCTAGGCCCGATTCCATCAGGGCTTTTTCTTTTTGTAATTGCTGACGCAAAGCCCGTTCGATCAGCTCATGCCAGGCGGCATGGTGTTCCAGGGTATTGGTTTTCGTCAGGCTCTTGGCGCGGGCATAGGTCTGGCTGCCGATCAATATCACCCTGCCAGCCTGAGTGGTAAGGCTTTTGTCAGTCTCAATTTCCGACTGGGTCAGCGTGGCCATCCGGCTAATATCGGCAAACTGGTTAATGACTTTTCGATTGCGATACCTATTCAGCGCCATTTCACCGGCTTTCAAGATAATCACGCTCCAGGTCAACAACGAAAAACAGCCGAGCATGCACAGCGTGCTGTCAACAATGGTGGTTTCGGAAAAATTCAAAGTGGTCTCCTTTCTAGTTTTAGTTTTTGTTATAAATTTGTTTGTAATAGCTGATTTTTAGCTAGATTTCGTTCCTTGTAATCGCCCGGATCAACCTAATCCGGGCAAATCAACATCCTTGTTGCCCCGGATAAGGTAAGAGGCAGGCATCCGGGAATACTTTGGGGGGAAATCATGCCCATGAAAATCATTCCAGGGTAAAATCAATCGGCACGCTGGCCCAACTGGCTTCGGCAAATTCACCTCGTTTGGCCGGCACAAACCGCCAGTTTTTCACCGCTTCCAGCGCCGATTCGTCCAGCACCTCATGACCACTGGAGCGCTGCACAACCACTTGTGCGGCATGACCGTCTGCGGTGATATACACCCGCAGCAATACCAGCCCTTCCCAATGCCGCTGCCGAGCCACCATCGGATAGACCGGCTTGGGGTTGTTCAAATAATTGGCGTCCGAATTGGCTGGGGTATAAGTATCGTTGCGCGGCGAAGCGGCACGGTCATGGTTTTCAGTCGGCGGCGCTGATGACGTCGGCGGTGCGCTGTCCGGCTCGTCCTTTTGAACTTCAATCTGCTTCACTTTCGTTTCGGAAGGTAGCGGTTTCGGCTTGGGCTTGGGCTTGGGTTTCTTCAATGGTTTGGGGTCAGTTTTTTTCACCTCTTTGGGTGGCACTGGCGTGGGCGGCGTGATGGGCTGGTTCACGGCCGGTGAAGGCGGTGCGGACAACATCATGTCTATCATCGGTAAAGGCGCGGCAGCAGAAAACGGGAGTGGCACCGGGCGATTGACATACCAGAATAACAGACAGCCATGCAACAAGGCGGCCACCAGGGTGGCTGAGAAAATGGCCAACGGACGACGATACTTGGCTGAACCCGGTGCCGAGATCAAAGGCAAGCGACCCTCGTTAGGTGTGCTCAAGGCCGAGGGCAAAAACATTGACATACTCGGAAATTGGATGATTGCTTTAAACATGTGTCGATGACCGGCGCCTTGGCTGTGCCTTCGATACGTTAACTACTGGCTGACGATTCGGGGTAACTGGCAAGCCTTCCAGACCGCATAGATCCGCCTGTTCAGATTTGACCGAACATTGCTGTTGCAATTGTTGCATCTGTATTTGTAGCGCTTGCAATGCAGCCTGAGTCATATGCAGTTGTTCCTGCAAAAACTCGAAGTGAATTTGAAAATAACGCGCCGAGGGAAATCCCGCTCCGGCCTTTAAGGCCAGATCGGTTTCGCCTGGATCGATTTCTTTTTTTTTGGAAACTGACTTGCTTTGCATGCGTTTTCCTCCATTCGTTTTATTATTCATACTGTTTGTCTAGTTCATGCTTAGGCTTTCCCCAAAATTGCATAGCACACCGGTGTCAAAATCAGACTCGCGGCCATGCCGATCAGCAAGCCTGCCGAAAGTGACAAGGTCATTGGAATCAGAAATTGTGCTTGCGGGCTGGTTTCCAGTAAGGTAGGCAGAAAACCGGCAAAGTTAGTCAAAAAAGCCAGCAGGATAGCGCGAAAGCGCGAACTACAGGCATCAGTGATTAGACGTTCAATCGGTTGATGGTCATCGCCATGCTGGCGGATGTAATCTAGCAATACCAGGCTGTCATTGACTACAACCCCACTTGCGGCAATCATGCCGACCAACGATTCCATCGACAGCGGTAAACCGATTGCCCAGTGTGCCAGGACTGCACCACACCAGGCGACTGGTGCGGCAAGCAAAAAGATCAACGGCTTGGTATAAGATTTAAACGGCACGGCAATCAGCGCATAAATCACCAACAAGGCTATCAAGGTATTTTTGGCAAAAGCGGCCAGCATCGCTTCCTGCTCCTGGCGTTCCTGACCAATTTTGACGCTTAAACCTGGAAATGCCTGCTGTAAAGCCGGTATCTGGGTTTGTTCCAATGCCGCATACAGGGCGTTAGCATCGGCTTGGGTTGGATTGACGCGGGCTTGGACTTTCAATACGCGCAGTCTATCTTCCCGCACTAATCGCGAATAACCCGGCGCCAATTGAATATTGGCCAATTCGCCTAACGGTGCGGTAACGCCATTCGGCAAGCGGATGGGTTGCTGTTTTAAGGTGTCCAGTGACTGCCGCTGTTGCAGTGGATAGCGCACCATGACTTTGACTTCGCTACGGCCACGAAGAAAACGGTGCACTTCATCGCCGTAATAGCCGTGATGGACTTGCTCGGCCAGTTGCTCCAGTCGCAAACCTAGGCGTTCGGCATTCGGTTTAAGAGTGAGTTTTATTTCGGGTTTACCCGGTTCACTGGAATCGATTACATCGTACACGCCCGGCAAAGTCTGTAATTGTTGTTTGAGTTGTTCTGCGGCTGTCGGTAGTTGCTCAGCATCCGTTGCGCCTAATAACAGCTCGATGTCATAGGGCACGTCACCTTCCTTATAGATAAAATCGACCTTGCCGCGTCCAATATCGCCGATGCGTTGCCGCCAATCACGAATAAAGTCTTCGACCTTCAGCCGTTTCCTGCCTTCGGGCGAAAATTCCAGCCAGATTCCCGCGCCGTGTTCCCAGATCATGGTTTCGACGCCAATAATGACACTCGCATCATCAGTGCTATGATTAGGGTTACCGACACCATCTAACTCATCGCGCAAACTGAATAAAGCCCGCTCAACTTTACCCGCTAAATCCTTGGCTTCGCTATAAGGAGCACTTTGCGGTAATTGCATCGACACCCAAAAACTATCCTTGGTCACATCGGGATTGATCGACTGCCTTACTGTGTCGCTGGCGACTAAGGCGGCACAAAACATGATTAGGCCTAGAAACAACGAAGCCGTAAAATATCGCCAGGCAATGGCAGTTTCCAGAAACGGCCGATAATAAAGCTCTACAAATCGTTCCAGCTTGTCGTTCATCACGAGCCTAATGCGTTGCAAACGACTGGGATTTATCGTGGATGCGACATCACTGACCAGATGTGCCGGCAAAATTAGCAAGGCTTCGACCAGGGAAAACACCAAGGTCAAAATCATCACCAGACAAATCGGCTTCATCATTTGTCCGCCCCAGCCGGGCAGGAACAAGCCCGGTAAAAAGGCGACCAGGACAATCAATACGGATAAAATCACCGGCAGCGCCACGTCCTGCACGCCCTGAATAGTGGCTTGCAGTGGTGGTTGTTTGCCTTCGACTTGGCGACTATGCACACTTTCGCCAATAATGATGGCGTCATCCACTAGAATGCCCATCGCCAGTAAAAAGCCAAACAGCGATAACATGTTCAAAGAAATATCCAAGACTGGCATGAACCAGAATGCACCGAGCACCGAAGTAAAAATTCCCACGCCTGCCCACAGCGCCACGCGCACCCGGAGAAACAGCGACAACACCAGACAGACCAGCAAGAACCCGCTCAAGCCATCTCCCAGCAATGTATCGATGCGCTCATCGTAAGCTTGTGAATCATCCCACCAGGTAATCAGTCGCAGGCCGGGTGGCAATTGAGTGCGCAAGGTTTCGACCATAGCTTTGACTTTTCTTGCCACCGCGATACTGTCTTGTGCGGTATGCACTTCCCAGCCTTGAGCTGTTTCACCGTTATGATGCCATTCGAATAAGTTTTCTTCCAAACCATCTTTAATCGTAGCGATCTGATTTAACTGAATTCGGTTGCCGTCTGGTAAGGTTTTGATGATTAAACTACCTAAAGTATCAGCATCTTTTGCGCGCTGATTTACCCGTAATAACAATTCGCCATCCGGATTTTTGATTAAACCGCCGGGTAAATCGACCGAGGCTTTACTGACCGCTTGGGCAACCTCATCTATTGTCAGGTGGTGTTGAGATAATTTTTCAGGCGTAATCTCGATACTGATTTCATAAACTCTTTCTCCATAGTTAGTGACTTTACTAACACCTGGAATAGCCGCAAGTCGTTGTTGAATTTGCTCTCCAAAAATTTGTAAGGAAAAGGCGTCGGTGTCGCCATGTAACGCCACCCAGATAACGCCGTCGTCGTTATTGCGATCAGCAGGCAGTATTTGGATTTTTTCTAGCAGTTTTGGCAGCTTGGTTATGCCTTGCACCCGGCTTTGAACGCTGGCCATCATTTGTTCAGGTGAATATTCCGGCAAAATATCCACTTCGATTTTGCAAGTATCGCCAAGAATTTCGCTATGTAGATGCTTTATTCCAGTAACATCATAAATCGCTTCTTCAATTGGCACGCAGACCGTTTCTTCAACCTCAGCCGGGCCGGCACCTGGATATTGGGTATTGACAATAATTTGATGCGGACTGAAGCGAGGGAACACTTCTTTATCGACATTTAGCATTCCCACCAAGCCACCGCTGATGATCAACATCATCAGTAGATTGGCGGCCACAGGATTGGCGGCAAACCAGGCAAACAAATTTCCAGTATGCCGGCGCTTAGTCATTGAGCACCTTGACGGGGGTACCGTCAATGGCGATCGGCAACTCTGAAATTACCACACGTTCGCCGGGCATGATACCGGTTTTTATTACGACTGATTCAGTTTCGGTACGAACCACTTCCACTTTGCGAATCTCAAGTTTTTGCTCCGTATTGACCAATTTCACCGTTTGCATCAGACTGACCGAATTACGCGGTAAGCGGTAGACATCGCCGAGTTCTACGCCTTCGATTTCGGCTTGTACAAATAAGCCTTTTAACAACGGCGGACGATTGGCGACCGGATGAAAGGGATCGGACACTTGCGCAACCAAATACCACTGTCCGCTATCTGGGGAAACGGCCGCTTCGCTACGGACGATGCGCCCCAGCCACTGGTGTCGGTGTCCGCCCAGATCCGCCGTCAACGTGACTTTAGGCCATAGATTGCTGTTAGCATGGGGCAGCGCCAGCGGCAGATTCAAAAACGCCAGTTGCTCATGACTGATGGGTAAACGAATTTCGGCCACATCACTGGCATATATGCGAGCTATCACAGTCCCAGCAGGCATAAA contains:
- a CDS encoding FlhC family transcriptional regulator, encoding MIDITTFEKHALALELLRRHALIAIIHEVTGIPNKVLRATYKKMHGRSSKGGRPIESTKGLTRTLKEYQEATLFAVYFNTVNAKIHEDQARKVIVAFDTYKALLPGSRLDFSGMWVIAKEMRAEIISLLECRCGSAVLINAKEDLDDRCLVCKLRY
- a CDS encoding STAS-like domain-containing protein; this encodes MFIVVKTITDVKIPQPHHGKKLAKLARECLAEDIPLTIDFEGVSSITQGFAQELLLPLVMEFGADFLNGQLHLVNLNPAILETINSATTHLDDYFDRLCRVQDKHCDVEIYELNLFWLVKVRELARDNAVNAQLMMGIAEEEMRLALSKLSIEDIHHIARSGWLCFSPRFTSSFIENMTNRQLDVGEILLAFSGSLC
- a CDS encoding integration host factor subunit beta — encoded protein: MKKSKFIEVLANKRPNLQVKQVQRAVNSIVEQLTHTLANGERIEIRGFGSFSVKRRDAHTGRNPKTGQAVVIQKKRIIHFKPGQELRFLVNAARKKYKIND
- a CDS encoding biopolymer transporter ExbD; amino-acid sequence: MSIQLPNDDESGEMSEINVTPLVDVMLVLLVVFIVTTPLLTQVVRVKLPKTEQTEPAPDKHVAILSINAQGEPQLDDKPVPLASLETELKALQEHDPDISIQLQADRAAVFESVAKVMASDQRSGVGKLSFVTLEQ
- a CDS encoding MotA/TolQ/ExbB proton channel family protein; this translates as MNFSETTIVDSTLCMLGCFSLLTWSVIILKAGEMALNRYRNRKVINQFADISRMATLTQSEIETDKSLTTQAGRVILIGSQTYARAKSLTKTNTLEHHAAWHELIERALRQQLQKEKALMESGLGWLASIGSTAPFIGLFGTVWGIMHALKDISAQGNASLDVVAGPIGEALIATALGIAVAIPAVIAYNFFLRQNRTLIANLEHFATDYLRSCIENDLTQTTENTHVHTTAQ
- a CDS encoding energy transducer TonB, with translation MFKAIIQFPSMSMFLPSALSTPNEGRLPLISAPGSAKYRRPLAIFSATLVAALLHGCLLFWYVNRPVPLPFSAAAPLPMIDMMLSAPPSPAVNQPITPPTPVPPKEVKKTDPKPLKKPKPKPKPKPLPSETKVKQIEVQKDEPDSAPPTSSAPPTENHDRAASPRNDTYTPANSDANYLNNPKPVYPMVARQRHWEGLVLLRVYITADGHAAQVVVQRSSGHEVLDESALEAVKNWRFVPAKRGEFAEASWASVPIDFTLE
- a CDS encoding efflux RND transporter permease subunit, whose amino-acid sequence is MTKRRHTGNLFAWFAANPVAANLLMMLIISGGLVGMLNVDKEVFPRFSPHQIIVNTQYPGAGPAEVEETVCVPIEEAIYDVTGIKHLHSEILGDTCKIEVDILPEYSPEQMMASVQSRVQGITKLPKLLEKIQILPADRNNDDGVIWVALHGDTDAFSLQIFGEQIQQRLAAIPGVSKVTNYGERVYEISIEITPEKLSQHHLTIDEVAQAVSKASVDLPGGLIKNPDGELLLRVNQRAKDADTLGSLIIKTLPDGNRIQLNQIATIKDGLEENLFEWHHNGETAQGWEVHTAQDSIAVARKVKAMVETLRTQLPPGLRLITWWDDSQAYDERIDTLLGDGLSGFLLVCLVLSLFLRVRVALWAGVGIFTSVLGAFWFMPVLDISLNMLSLFGFLLAMGILVDDAIIIGESVHSRQVEGKQPPLQATIQGVQDVALPVILSVLIVLVAFLPGLFLPGWGGQMMKPICLVMILTLVFSLVEALLILPAHLVSDVASTINPSRLQRIRLVMNDKLERFVELYYRPFLETAIAWRYFTASLFLGLIMFCAALVASDTVRQSINPDVTKDSFWVSMQLPQSAPYSEAKDLAGKVERALFSLRDELDGVGNPNHSTDDASVIIGVETMIWEHGAGIWLEFSPEGRKRLKVEDFIRDWRQRIGDIGRGKVDFIYKEGDVPYDIELLLGATDAEQLPTAAEQLKQQLQTLPGVYDVIDSSEPGKPEIKLTLKPNAERLGLRLEQLAEQVHHGYYGDEVHRFLRGRSEVKVMVRYPLQQRQSLDTLKQQPIRLPNGVTAPLGELANIQLAPGYSRLVREDRLRVLKVQARVNPTQADANALYAALEQTQIPALQQAFPGLSVKIGQERQEQEAMLAAFAKNTLIALLVIYALIAVPFKSYTKPLIFLLAAPVAWCGAVLAHWAIGLPLSMESLVGMIAASGVVVNDSLVLLDYIRQHGDDHQPIERLITDACSSRFRAILLAFLTNFAGFLPTLLETSPQAQFLIPMTLSLSAGLLIGMAASLILTPVCYAILGKA